The following are from one region of the Stanieria cyanosphaera PCC 7437 genome:
- a CDS encoding uracil-DNA glycosylase family protein: MSDIQTLISQVQQEAQKEEFPIDIPVYKSARLEPTYPVLYAGNLQSPLCFFGRDLGRDEVHARQPLIGAAGKLVRQGFYQAIHQQSAASDQELQTVCDRILLTNTVPYKPPENKAYSTKVKERFRPFIERLLVIHWQGHQIITLGTEAFKWFAPYGEKGEVNNFFLDKERRYETKLAVNLKATDDLGMEYQKIIHLLPLPHPSPLNKTYYAKFPQMLQQRLTQIDF, translated from the coding sequence ATGTCTGATATTCAAACTTTAATTAGCCAAGTTCAACAAGAAGCTCAAAAAGAAGAATTTCCCATTGATATCCCAGTTTATAAATCTGCTCGTTTAGAACCTACCTATCCTGTGCTTTATGCAGGGAATTTACAAAGTCCTTTGTGTTTTTTTGGGCGTGATCTTGGTAGAGATGAAGTTCATGCCCGTCAACCTCTGATTGGTGCAGCAGGAAAACTAGTCAGGCAAGGTTTCTATCAAGCAATTCATCAGCAGTCGGCAGCTTCAGATCAAGAGTTACAAACAGTTTGCGATCGCATTTTACTAACTAATACTGTTCCCTATAAACCGCCTGAAAATAAGGCTTATTCAACTAAGGTTAAAGAAAGATTTCGTCCTTTTATTGAACGTCTGTTAGTAATTCATTGGCAAGGACATCAAATTATCACACTTGGTACAGAGGCTTTTAAATGGTTTGCTCCCTACGGTGAAAAAGGGGAAGTTAATAATTTTTTTCTGGATAAAGAACGACGTTATGAAACTAAATTAGCCGTTAATCTGAAGGCAACGGATGATTTGGGCATGGAATATCAAAAAATCATTCATTTACTGCCTTTACCTCATCCTTCTCCTTTAAATAAAACCTATTACGCTAAGTTTCCGCAAATGCTTCAGCAGAGGCTGACTCAAATTGATTTTTAA
- the rpe gene encoding ribulose-phosphate 3-epimerase — protein MTNNKIVVAPSILSADFSRLGEEITKVDEAGADWIHVDVMDGRFVPNITIGPLIVDAIRPYTKKPLDVHLMIVEPEKYVEDFAKAGADLISVHAEHNASPHLHRTLCQIRELGKQAGVVLNPSTPLELIEYVLPVCDLILIMSVNPGFGGQSFIPEVVPKISKLRQMCDERGLNPWIEVDGGLKPSNTWQVLEAGANAIVAGSAVFKAPSYAEAIEGIRNSKRPEPELATV, from the coding sequence ATGACCAATAACAAAATAGTAGTAGCACCATCGATTTTATCGGCTGATTTTAGTCGTTTAGGAGAAGAGATTACTAAAGTAGACGAAGCTGGTGCTGATTGGATTCACGTTGATGTTATGGATGGTAGATTTGTTCCTAACATTACCATTGGTCCTCTGATTGTTGATGCCATTCGCCCCTATACTAAAAAACCTCTCGATGTTCACTTAATGATTGTTGAACCAGAAAAGTACGTCGAAGATTTTGCTAAAGCTGGGGCTGATCTTATTTCTGTTCACGCAGAACATAATGCTTCTCCTCATTTACACCGTACTTTGTGTCAAATTCGTGAATTAGGTAAGCAAGCGGGAGTAGTACTTAACCCCTCTACACCTTTAGAATTAATTGAATACGTTCTTCCCGTCTGCGATCTAATTCTGATCATGAGTGTTAACCCTGGTTTTGGTGGTCAAAGTTTTATCCCCGAAGTAGTTCCCAAAATCAGCAAATTGCGTCAAATGTGTGATGAAAGAGGATTAAATCCTTGGATCGAAGTCGATGGTGGACTTAAACCTAGTAATACTTGGCAAGTATTAGAAGCTGGTGCTAATGCGATCGTAGCAGGTTCTGCGGTATTTAAAGCTCCTAGTTATGCTGAAGCAATTGAAGGTATTCGCAACAGTAAGCGTCCTGAACCAGAATTAGCTACTGTATAG
- a CDS encoding translation initiation factor: MSSKRKSTSKDTTVYREFGNQTNSDALEKGVPNLPPQQQNIRIQVTRAGKKGKTVSVISGFQHNQESLTQLLKKLKTQCGTGGTIKDNTIEIQGDHKQKLLQILSQLGYKAKVSGG, translated from the coding sequence ATGTCTTCTAAACGTAAATCTACTAGCAAGGATACTACTGTGTATCGTGAGTTTGGTAATCAAACTAACAGTGATGCTTTGGAAAAAGGTGTTCCTAATTTACCTCCTCAGCAACAAAATATCAGAATTCAGGTAACAAGGGCAGGAAAAAAGGGTAAAACTGTTAGCGTAATCTCTGGTTTTCAACACAATCAAGAGTCTTTAACTCAATTACTCAAAAAATTAAAAACTCAATGTGGTACTGGCGGAACAATCAAAGATAATACAATTGAGATTCAAGGCGACCACAAACAAAAGCTATTACAAATTCTTAGTCAGTTGGGATATAAAGCTAAAGTTAGTGGTGGTTAA
- a CDS encoding ABC transporter permease, producing the protein MRYWRVLWLFWTTSIATELEYRLNFAIATFTSIANLIGSIFGLFLFYRTGYTFQGWSWQEALIVLGVFTLLQGFSNTFLVPNLNRIVEQIEQGTLDFVLLKPISSQFWLSTRMVSPWGFPDLFFGVILIVYAGIQINLNWQDYFISLIPILFGVIILYSLWFILGATSIWFVKIYNVTEVLRGLLEAGRYPMVAYPAIYRFFFTFIVPVAFLTTVPAEAMLGRSELTWFFGAGILAIILVIISIFFWQFALRYYTSASS; encoded by the coding sequence ATGAGATATTGGCGAGTTTTATGGTTGTTTTGGACTACCTCAATTGCCACAGAATTAGAATATCGGCTTAATTTCGCGATCGCAACTTTTACTAGTATTGCTAATCTAATCGGTAGTATTTTTGGATTATTTTTATTCTATCGGACTGGCTATACTTTTCAAGGCTGGAGTTGGCAAGAAGCACTAATTGTTTTAGGAGTGTTTACTTTATTACAAGGTTTTTCTAATACTTTTTTAGTTCCCAATCTCAATCGAATTGTCGAACAAATTGAACAAGGAACATTAGACTTCGTACTACTAAAACCTATTAGTAGTCAATTCTGGTTATCGACTAGAATGGTTTCTCCTTGGGGATTTCCTGATTTATTTTTTGGAGTTATTTTAATTGTTTATGCAGGGATACAAATTAATTTAAATTGGCAAGATTATTTTATTAGTTTGATACCCATTTTATTTGGTGTAATTATTTTATATAGCCTTTGGTTTATTTTGGGAGCAACTAGTATTTGGTTTGTCAAAATTTATAATGTAACTGAAGTTTTGAGAGGTTTATTAGAAGCAGGAAGGTATCCAATGGTTGCTTATCCTGCTATTTATCGTTTCTTTTTTACCTTTATTGTACCCGTAGCTTTTTTAACCACCGTTCCTGCTGAAGCTATGCTTGGCCGTAGCGAGTTGACTTGGTTTTTTGGTGCTGGTATTCTTGCCATTATCTTAGTAATAATTTCCATCTTTTTCTGGCAATTCGCTTTACGTTATTACACCAGTGCTTCAAGTTAA